acgtccagtactggtctccaccccccccgatgcctttggtactagaaataggcgattgtaaaatcccggggagtgtggatcctgcacaagtttcgatggcctccttttcccacatttgctctaccatttgaaggagagtatttctcattacagggtctctgtacctcgctgacagttcccgaggagtagatgttagggaggactgtcctcgaaggggattacgtatcctttctttaggactgaaactgaccaagggtcggctcccctttttgcccaggctcctgcaaagttcaggagtctggcgcctactggtgcttggaggatcatcaagtcactttcctttcttgaatggtctgaaggaagaccttcctctcttatcagagctcttcttccTGGAAGGGGGAACTTGCCAGAGCACCATCCACGAAGGGCTTGCCTGGaagggggacgagccgttgcacctccacgaaagggctgctgaggaggacgagagtcctttttaTTCGGTCGACACTACAGGAACGACTCTTCTTAGATGTTTGGACAAGGGAGGTCTTGTGTCgtccttctcagttagcgagcgagatatatctttcactaactgagaaggaaacagatgatctgacagaggggcgaacaataacgctgtcctctggctcggagaaacagctttggataaaagggatccataaactgatctcttctttagaagaccagcaccaaatagggaagcaacttctcccgaaccgtcttgtaccgccttgtccatgcaagacaggacgctatggagaatttctgggtttttaagaaattcCGGGTCCTTAGACTTATTAGCCAGAAATCCGAGAGAccatccagaaaattgaacacttctaagTGATGAAAAGTCCCTTAAGAAAGTGGTTCAATTCTGAAATGCTCCACGTAGAATCTGACCGAGACTAAAGAGTGTCGTCTAGAGGCATCCACTAGATTCGCAAAGTCCGCGTCTGCcgatgcaggaagagaaagacccatagtctctcctgtcccgtaccaaatacctctctttccatggagtttggaaggaggcatgcagaatactgtttttcccaactctttcttagtgcccatccaagaatccaaagattggagggcctttttcattgaaatcgcaggtttcattttcaggaaggccGAGGATTTCACAGTAGTCGTACtcgaaagagagaacgaggagaaggaggaagtggCTGGAACTAAGAGAGTCCTCCAAACTTCTTGGACATGTAACAAGGAGGCTAAAGTTTTGTAGTTtgagagtccctcatttgtaggaagctcgtcgtcagacaactcatCCAAACCCCGATCCGaagaaggagaaagctctcgcTTGGAGGAAgatctttccaagacctcctacatCTGAAGAGAGGAGCTTctgtttggagaagagtcatcgaTTCCAGATACGAGTCTATTCGGATCTTGCCTCATGGAAgaactccgactcctgcctcctggctcttgactcctgactcctgactcctgactcctgactcctgactcctggctcctgactcctgacctcctgcctcctgcctccagcctcctgactcctgactcctgcctcctgactcctgactcctgcctcctacTCCTGATTCCTGCCTCCTGGACTCCTGACATCCTGCCGTCCTTGCCTCCTTGAATCCCTGAACTCCTGACTTCCTGGGCCTCTTTGCCTCCTGGGCTCCTGCATCCTttgcctgggtgactcctcactcctggctcttggctccagCCTGCTGGGAGACTCTtcgctcctggctcttggctcctgcctcctgggtgactcttcACTCCTGGCTGGTGCCAGACGCCTGATCGGTTCCTCGCAACTGATAAGAGTCTTGCGTTTAGACAACTCCTTACGTATGGTTGACTCCTCGTTCTTGCTAGGAGCCTCACCTCAAGTAGGAGCATTGATCCTGGCGGCAGGTACctccacacgtctggaggaccttttgataggaagggaagtgtctttccttcgaggaggctcctttgaaagcactcctaccaaagacgatatCTGTTCCTGCATGGAAACCAGAAaccttttagtaacctcttctttatcctcttcgggaggagagaggaggagggtgggaggagtccatgggctccacctcctgactccttctaactaTAGGTGACAAAATGGCTCTTTTTGCCCTCTTAACCTCTGAAGGAGACTCCTCAAGGGAAGGGAAGTgtttccgggctcgagtcaatagtcggagccttccaactcctcttcagtggtcgcgagcgatccgaatatccctccaatcacgtctaggAGACGAAGATCCCGACGATGAAAAAcaatcacgcaggacgcttttacaatagcgatccctggcagtctgaggtgtcacagaaactgccgaagggacacctgatcggtggggatttctacacaacctcctttcggtttttgacattccttctcccctgggcatgtgagcttggaagaggtctagacctgggagcgttgtggagccgaccagatgccctccactacactggggacactcacatcactgtccactgtaacatcactagccttaccttgcagggcagccattttgttttccattatcttgaaggctgcttttagatccgcaagttctttcgctgaatctacaggatctgcaataggtgaagaggctgaaaaggaaggagaagtagcaattcttaccattggggaagatcccaaactaggaattagttcattcgatctagaactacttaaacttctagaagaagctttcctcactctttctctttctaacttttttaaataattagttagattcttccactcactctcactcaaattctcacattccttgcaagtattagtgaaagaacattcatactcccctGCAACCCTTGCTACGGTgttgagggtctaccgaagctttcggcaacctcaccttacagcctacattcacacaacgtctcacaaaccattccagcgtcagacattttttaagaaaaatccaaatcaagtccacaaaaaacAGGTCCAACAAAGCGTAtttgccaatccaacaatccagatacgtcaccaaaagtcggtcaagaagatcaattgccggtaaaaaaagaaaatccaatcgagaggaaccaacaacaatgttgacgggTCCCcaggcgacagaagaattctgattagaaaacgggaatagttcctagtcctgccacccagggcagggaagggcggtagatcacctgacctaccggtagcgtgtgccgcgaaatttgaatttctgtcggggacgacggagtctatagctaagtatatatctggcagggaagttgaatgtataaaaactgaaaacaatacACTCAATCACCAGTTCACCCATTGGCATACAGACAGTATAAAATTAGCAATCTTGTTAATTAGTGCATTGTTCATGTTGTTTCACACACTCACCCCTTCGTGCTGGCTCAGGAGATTCCACTATCATACTAGAGGTaaggttcatttaaaaaattactaTCTATAGTTATTTCACATTACAACATGTACTACAGCATCTTGGTTTTTTCAGATAATTGGATAAGATAATTGGATAAGAATTACCAAATTGAACACATTCCAATCAGATTCTATATCAAATAAAGGAAGAACAATCATGCAAATAACAAAATACTAATTAAAAACTTACGGTAGCAGTATCAGAGTTTATCTGCTGCATTTTAGTCTCTAATGTCAACTGCTTTTGTTCCACCTCTGGCTCAGGTTTTGTCCTTAATAAATTAGGAACAAAATCATGACTGAAGGATGGAACTCTACCTTCTGTGGCCATAAGCAACTTTTCATCAGTGTCAGCATTAAGTTGCAAGGGTAGTGTTAAAAAATTACGTAGCGCTGGTGTCTTatcatttttaagtaatttcaaTAGTGTGTAAATCTGCAAggacaataaataacaaaaaaatgttaTTCAAACTAATAAATGGgataaaataaaacacttaaCTTTATTCCAGTGCATAAAACAACTCTAGTTTGCAAACCCAGTAACATATTTTTTCCTTAGCTTTATTACAGGAATACACAAAGTGGTGACATATTGTTGGTACAGTTCTATTAAAAGTGTGTTACTGCTATTCACGTGTTCATTAAAGTCAGCTAAGGctgaaaatgacaaaattctATGAATATAGAACTAACAATTtctacaatataaataaaattatagatgTGTGACCAAGACTAAATAAAAACATTCCTTTTACATGAAAGTCATGATAACATAAAAAGTTTCCACACAGGCTAACCTATTAATTTGTGTTACAAACTGATTTTGAAATAAATCAATCCATACCTGTGCCGATATAACAGAAAAGTTATTGAGATATGATGGCCAATCACCACCTTCCCCTTCATGCTCAACTCTTGCAAGCAACTCTTGCAGTGAACCTTTAATGTCAACAACACGCTGGAGGATGGCATCCAGGGCAACATCAAgagttctttcttctctctgaTTAAGAAAGAATCACAATAATTAACTTACAATCTTATAGTTGATGATAAGCATCTTAGATTAATTCAGGAATGATAAGTAATaaggtaaaaaaacaaatttcagaATAATAAgcaataaggtaaaaaaaattatacatcacTTTTTCTACAAAAAGTTGTTTTCACTTTGAATTACAGTACCTGCATCATGACAATACAGCACAATCAATTTTGAAATGTATCAGTCAAATGACCAACAGTCCTCCTCAATTAGCCCTTCTCTCAAGTGGCCTAAGCCTGaaaaacaagttttaaaaattaattttaaggtatatAAATTACAAGTAAAATTGTGCAAAATAAAACAGTTTCTAGACCCTACAAGCACAAAATCTTAATTTtagaaagtaaattatatttttcctagctatacaaacctgaggacctttacataaagaattactttcagcgtagctggaaGTATGGctattaaattcttgaacaaggtggttaagcagtaactaccgtctggtaggcagGTAGGCCCACCTAttcggatgtaaacactccactttgccttttggcccaggttcagattgaggggtggcatgaggtgggcaaaaATGCaaaagatctcaggtttgtatacgtagttaggaaaaatacaatttactttcaaaaattgtgattagttcctacacaatatactaacactcagtcctttacataaggaagactcactgactggtgggaggaatgtgagtgagactttagaactgactggagttctgaaCACCATCCTCGAATTTGCACCAGCTTACGAAAAGAAACGAGAACGCATGAATTCACTTTTactataataatagttatattctaaaaataataaaactgttattattataataacagtTTTATTATCATAACAGTGACGAAAGCTGGAACATCTGCGAATATGAAGtctaatctgtcaccagaaatatgcATGGGTTCCTTAATTAGCGGGACAAAatcggaggatacacagaactcaagagcagtGGGCTATTCCTCCTAGTCATAAGAgcaaggagtgccctgcctctgacaacttgatcggagtataggagctgcatgatcaaaagtcagacttctgggccttttcgaaatgagtgaggaatcgtaactcaaccgaaaaagggctgggaagaatattttagagtcggagacattaatgcaaagttctgggaagggtttgcattatgatcagtctccttcctccccttgctagaggacagagcaggattgcttctatgattctgataagaaaaatagaaagtaagctcgatgtgtaagcttaccgctTCAATCGCCCAACCAGCCAGTGTCAGTTTGAGTCCTAtcatcaacctgaaggaagaggagtagaaggacaagGTGGGGGAGGTGGAAAGGCCAGTCACTCtagcatccttcttacctctagaactgcacatcATAGGTGAGatacaacttgtcctcttgaaggagccaggtaagcaaatacaacctgcaagcatccaccaccggtccaaggaaagga
This window of the Macrobrachium nipponense isolate FS-2020 chromosome 5, ASM1510439v2, whole genome shotgun sequence genome carries:
- the LOC135215616 gene encoding mediator of RNA polymerase II transcription subunit 8-like, yielding MMQREERTLDVALDAILQRVVDIKGSLQELLARVEHEGEGGDWPSYLNNFSVISAQIYTLLKLLKNDKTPALRNFLTLPLQLNADTDEKLLMATEGRVPSFSHDFVPNLLRTKPEPEVEQKQLTLETKMQQINSDTATKQINIHNKVVKHVLDLLNTAREEWETETASRTNQPQTCSFNDTQMLIAAMGTGKGIKTIPGRAPMPRPSPTMPQQAPQIATSKAVSAVKTNIKAATTMHPYGR